GCGATGAGAGTTTTCATCGCTCTTTCTTATTCTTGATGGATGATGACGAATTGCAGGATGATCGGTGTACCAGCCGGCGGGATATCTGAAGAGGTGAGGGTGAGAACCCCTTCCCTGACAGAGTATAGGAAAGGCGGTTGGAGCATCGCGTTGATAAAGAGATTCATATATGACACATTGTCAGGTGAAAAGATTCCGGAAGTGCTGTATTCATTGGAGCCGTCCCCGTTGGTGAACATCCGCTTCAGTCCATCCGAGAATGCTACATACTGATATGTGCTGGTTTTTAATATAGAGGTAGTCTTTTCAGGCGTTAGGTACGGATAAATATTTTGACACCCTTTGGGAGGCAGTAGGGGAGCGTAGTTGATGCCATTTTGGATGAATCTGCTTTTTCTCACGTTCCTTCCTCCTTTATTCATAGCTCTTGATATATTTAATGTATGTGAATTGGAAGAGTATAGTGCTGTGTTGGAAGCCCTTTTTAATAGAGCACATAAAAAATAATTGAATTGACAGACGTGATTTGAAATAATTGGTAGATAGATAAGCGGATAGGGGGAGCAAGATATGAAATTAACACATACCCGTTTGCTGGTAGACGATTATAAAGCGTGTTTTATTTTCTACCGAGATGTTTTGGGGTTTGAGGTTTCCTGGGGAGATGAATCCTCCCTGTACGGTCAATTTAAGACTGGGGATACACAATTGGGGATATTCGAGCGTAAACAGATGGCCGATGCGCTTGGAGTGGAAGATCGTTCTGACGGGGAGCGGGACTCGGTTGCCCTGGTCTTTGAAGTGGAGAATGTAGAAAAGTCCTACACAGAGTTAAAAGAAAAAGTCAGCTTCATCACTGAGCCTGTGGAGAGAGGGGACTGGGGAATCAAGGTCGCTCATTTCCGGGATCCAGCTGGGAATCTCATTGAAATCTACGAAAGTATATAGGTGAAGACATGCTGATCAAAAGAATCAACTGCAGAGTGCAGGAAAATCAGAAGGAAGCTTTTCACGAGACACAGAAGCAGTGGAGTCGATTAAGCATGGTGAAAGGATTTATTGGTCAAATCGGCGGCTGGAGCCATGCCGATCCACTAACAGCGTGCATCTATGCATTTTGGGAGAGCCGAAAGGATTATGACAGCTTTATGGAGGATGTCCATGACGAAATCTTTGATGATTCAGGTCAAGGAAATACTTATACGTCCATCGATGTTCAACTATTTGATGGAGAGAGCGGAGAAAATGAAAAGGACCTGCTGGGTGTGTTGAAACACAGTGCGTTCATGCTCGCCATTTTATCAGAAGGTCTGAAAGGAAAGCCGGGAGAAAGTCTTGTTCCACAACCCTTCTTCAGATCAGGCGAAGCGGACGCTAAGTTAGTCGGAGTATCTTCATCTTTACATACAGCTAAAGCCTTCAAGCTTGTATTGACTGGTTGGA
The nucleotide sequence above comes from Bacillus sp. KH172YL63. Encoded proteins:
- a CDS encoding VOC family protein, whose protein sequence is MKLTHTRLLVDDYKACFIFYRDVLGFEVSWGDESSLYGQFKTGDTQLGIFERKQMADALGVEDRSDGERDSVALVFEVENVEKSYTELKEKVSFITEPVERGDWGIKVAHFRDPAGNLIEIYESI
- a CDS encoding YdbC family protein, which encodes MLIKRINCRVQENQKEAFHETQKQWSRLSMVKGFIGQIGGWSHADPLTACIYAFWESRKDYDSFMEDVHDEIFDDSGQGNTYTSIDVQLFDGESGENEKDLLGVLKHSAFMLAILSEGLKGKPGESLVPQPFFRSGEADAKLVGVSSSLHTAKAFKLVLTGWTDEASWLQEVDGCEHFSEGCRLEEEWRVLRKRV
- a CDS encoding DUF4183 domain-containing protein, which translates into the protein MRKSRFIQNGINYAPLLPPKGCQNIYPYLTPEKTTSILKTSTYQYVAFSDGLKRMFTNGDGSNEYSTSGIFSPDNVSYMNLFINAMLQPPFLYSVREGVLTLTSSDIPPAGTPIILQFVIIHQE